The DNA region GAAGTTTAAGGTAATTTGCTAATTTTATCGTGCTTGTCGTTTTACCGCCACCTTGCAAACCAACCATTAAAACGATTGTTGGAGGCTTTGAGGAAAATACAAAACCTTGATTTTTACCGCTAATGCTTAAAATTTCTTCTAAATTTTTCTTAATAGCCTCTAAAAACTGCTTTTGTCCTATGCCATTTTTCTTAACATCATCTTCAATTAGGCTTAATAATTCTTTGGTAACTTTATGATGAACATCAGCTTTTAGAAGGGATTTTTTAAGGGTTTCTAAAGCATTTTTTAAGGCTTTTTCATCATCGACAAAACGAAGCTTATTTACAGCACCTTTAAAAGACTCGCTGACAAGTTCAAACACCCCTAAAACCTTTCCTTAATAAAATAAAATCGAAATTATACAAAATTTTTGCTTAAATGGCTTTAAAACTCCAAATTTTTTAGCTCAAAACCAAATTTTGCGAAACTTTCATCTAAATTAGCCTTAAACTCATAGTGTAAAATTTTAAGCTCGTAGCTATGCAAATACATTCTATCTGCTGCTATTTTCCCATACTTTTCATCACCTATAATGGGATGTTTAACAAAAGCAGTATGCACTCTTATTTGATGTGTTCTGCCCGTTTGAATACAAATTTTTGCTAGAGTTCTTTTACCCTGTATCATTAAAGGATTTATAATGCTTAAAGCACTTTGCCCCTCTTTTGCAATTTTGCTAAAGGCGCCATTTTTACCCTTGAGTGTGCGTATAGGCTCATCGACTACAAGCTCCTCAGCCAAAACGCCATCAAGCACAGCTATATAGCTTTTATAAACCCTTTGCTTCCTAAATTCCTCTATACAAAGCTTTTTAAAATCTTCATTTTTACAAAGCAAAATAAGCCCACTTGTTTCTTTATCCAATCTATTCAAAAGTTTAGCCTTAAATTCACTCTCTAGCTCCTCGCTAATGTAAGAATAAGGCTTATTTATTGCTAAAATTTTCTCATCTTCAAACAAAATTTGAGGCTTTTTCATCTTAAGCAAATTAAATTTCGTTCCCTCTTTCATCAAAGCCCTAGCAAGGACAATTTTTTTTCCGCGAGAAAAAACCAAGCCCCTATCTATCAAATCCTTAGCTTCTCTATTTGAAATATTTTCTTGCAAAGCAAGTAATTTATAAGCTTTTTCTTGCATTAAGCCCTTCCTTTATCGCATTTTCTATTATGCTTAAGTCTTTATTTTGCGAGATTCTAGCTTTTTTATTTAAATGATGTATCATAGAATTAAGACTTGTCAAATCCTCACAAAAATTGACATTTTCAACTTCTGCAAATAAATTTTCTTGATTATGGATAAAAATACCTGTAATGAGAACATTATTAAAACTTGCCACCTCAATGGGATTATGCCCCCCAATCCCCTCGACAAAAGAACCACCAAGCACGACCACATCACTAATGGCATAAAAATTAATTAATTCTCCCAAAACATCGAGCAATAAAATTTGTCCCTTAAAATCTTCCCATTTTTTTAAATTTGAAAATTTTTCATAAACATAGTGTTGCAATAAATTTTCGACCTCCAAAAAACGCTCTGGGTGTCTTGGAGCGATGATGAGTTTTTCATCTTTTTGCAAACAAATGGCTCTTAATAAAAGCTCTTCTTCGTTTTGATGTGTGCTAGCAAAAATAATAAGTCTTTCTTTTAATTTAGCATAATGCTTACTAGGCTTAATTTCCAAATTTGCTTTAATGTTCTTAAAAATTTTCACATTTTTAGCGCCTAATTGCTCAAGTCTTTGCTTATCTTTCGCGCTTTGAGCAAAAACCTCGTCAATGTAAAAAAAAATCAAGCGGTAAAAAAAAGCGAAACGCAAATAAGCCTTATAAGAATGATTTGAAATTCTAGCGTTAATCAAAAGCACCCTAGCACCTCTTAATTTCGCCATAAAAACAAGCATTAGCCAGTATTCAGCTTCAAAAATAACTAAAACTTCACAACGCTTAAACCAAAAGGGTAGCCAATTTTCAAAAGCTAAAAAATTCACTTTTTTACAAAATTTTTTAGCCTCTTCAAAACCTGTTTGAGTAATGACGCTTATTCTAGAATCAAATTTTTTACTTAAAATCCCCACACTCCTAACCTCTCCCAAAGAACAAGCGTGAAAATGCACTCTAGCTTTTTGGCAAGAATTTTTATAAAGAAAAAACCTCGCCTTTAAGCTTTTTTTATATTTTGTTTTAAAAAATGAAAGAAAAAATAAAGGGATAGCACCTATAAAAAATGCCACCCAAGTGAGAAAATAGTAGGCAATTATCAATTCTTTTTCGCTTCTTCAAGCTCTTTATATAAAATTCTACCACAATGCGGACAAGTTACTATTTCTTCGCCCTTTATCACAGCCAAATAAGTCTTATCATAAATCTTCATAAAGCATCCATAACAAGCTTGCTTTTTAACAGGCACAACAGCAGTATTTTTCGCCCATTTGCGAATTTTTTCATAAAAGCCAAGCACCTTTTGATTCATCTCGCCTACAAGCTTTGTTTTTTTATTATAAATTATCATTCTTTCTTTTTCAAGGCTTGAAATTTGCACATCAATTTCCTTTTTAATTCCCTCCAAATCCGCTTCTTCTTTGGTTCTACTTTCTAACAATTCCTTCTTAAAATGCTCTTTATTTTCTAAAATTTTATCAAGTCGCACAATCTCACCATTAGCCGCATCAAGCTGCTCTTTAGCGATATCTTCCTCTATTTTAAGGGCGTTCGCTTCTTTTTCTGTCTTAACTGCACCACTTTTTTTACCAAGCTCCTTAATCTTGGCTGAAAATTCCGCTATATGAGCATTATTTTGTGCTTTTTGCGCTTCAATATCCTTAATCTCCTCATCAGCAGCTACAAGTTCCTCGTTCATCTTAGCTATCCTAGCTTCAGCATCTTTTAAAGTTTTGCTTACGCTACTAATTTTAGGCTCGAAACTATCAATTTCTTGGTCTATTTGCGATAAATGAACTAATTGTTCTAAATATTTATTCATTAAATTTTCCTTAAAAGTATTGAAATGGATTTTTTGAAACTGACATTATAACCTTTAGCGGCAAATTTTGCAAGTATTTCGCTAGGCTTTCGTTAAAATAACGCTCGCTTTCATAATGTCCAAGCTCAATCAAGCTTAAATGATTACTTAAAGCCTCAAAAGCTTGATGATACTTAAAATCTCCGCTTAAAAAACAATCCGCTTTTACATTAGGGATTAAATCGCCCCCACTACCCGTACAAATGGCAATTTTCTCAAGTTTTTCCTTGCCACTAAAGCTCATTTTAAGATTTGTTAAATTAAGTCTTTTTTTTACTCTTTCACAAAGCTCATAAAAGCTCAAATTGACATCGACATAAATTAAAAAATCTTCTTGTAAAAATTTTTCAAAACCCAAAATTTCCTTAACAAAATACGCATTAAGGTGGCTTAAATCGTAATTTGTGTGCAAAGAAATGAGAGCGATATTTTTCTTAATCATTTCTTTAAGCAAATTTTTAGGATAAGCCATTTCACTTAAATTACGCAAAGGTTTAAAAATTAAAGGATGATGAGTGATAAAAAGCGAATTTTCCTCCGCATTTTTAATCAAATTTTCATCTACATCAAGACTAAGATAAAGCTTGGAAATATCATCATCTAAATTTCCTAGTAAAAGTCCGCTATTATCCCAGCTAGCCTGCTTTTCAAAAGGGCTAAGCTCATTTAAAAAAGCATAAATTTCACTCAGTTTCATTTAAATTTTTCTTATAAATTTCAGCACAGTGCTTAGAAAGTTCGCGAATTTTAAGCATATAATCTTGTCTTTTTGCGACAGAAATAGCTCCTCTTGCGTCAAGAAGATTAAAGGTGTGAGCTGCTAACATACAATAATCATACGCAGGTAGAGCCAAACCCTGCTCTAGCGTGTTTTTACACTCATTATAAGCATTTTGAAATTGCGAATTTAAAAGCTCTATATTGCTTATTTCAAAATTATATTTGCTATACTCATACTCACTTTGCTTATGCACATCGGCGTATTTAATTAACTCTCCACCAAATTCACTCCACACTATGTCATAAACATTATCGACATTTTGCAAATACATTGCAATTCTTTCAAGCCCATAAGTAATCTCTGCACTCACCAAATCCACAGCAATGCCACCTACTTGCTGAAAATAGGTAAATTGCGTTACCTCCATACCATCAAGCCAAACTTCCCAACCAAGTCCCCACGCTCCAAGGCTTGGGCTTTCCCAGTTGTCCTCCACAAAGCGAATATCGTGGCTTTTTAAGTCAAAGCCTAAATTTTCAAGGCTTTTTAAGTAAAGCTCTTGGATATTATCCGGACTTGGCTTAATTAAAACTTGAAATTGATAATAAGCACCTAAGCGGTTAGGATTTTCTCCATAACGCCCATCTGTTGGTCTTCTACTTGGTGCGACATAAGCACAAGCCCAAGGCTTTTTACCTAAGCTTCTTAAAAAAGTCGCAGGGTGAAAAGTCCCAGCTCCCGCTGGCATATCATAAGGCTGCATAATCGCACAGCCATTTTCCTGCCAAAAATTTTGTAAATTTAGTATCATTTGCGAAAAAGTCATTGTGTATTTTCCTCCTCTTTCGCCTTATCGCTATAAGTTTCTATGGTTTTATTCCACATTAATTTATATTTTCTTTTCATAAATTCCGCTTCTTCTCTAGCGTGTTTTAACTCTTCATTTAAAGTTTCTATAGTCTTTCTATCCGCATCGTAAAGTTCTTGCATAGAATAGAGTGCATCTTTTAAGAATTTATTTTCATTTTTTAAAGCTTCAAGAGTTTCATCTTTTGCGTCTAAAACTTTCTCGTGTAAATTTAAAATCGTTCCTATGGTCTTCTCCACAAAGCTTTCCCCAGCTAAGGTCATAGAATTAACCATAGAATTTTGATTTGCTCCACTAGGCACGACACTGAAAGTGCCTTGATTTGCCTCAATATAAATCACTCCATCTTCTTCTTTAAAATTTAAAGAGCCATTTGCCATCATACCCTTAACGACATCTTCGTTTAAATGCACCAACTTGCAAAATTCATCTAATTCTAAATAAGTTTGCATTTATAAAATCACCTCTACGCTTTTAGAATCCTTGACAAGCTTATCTTCTTTTGTCTTACGCTCCTCTTTTAAAGCTTTTGCCAAATTTTCATCATTAAGAGCTAAAATTTGCACCGCCAAATAAGCCGCATTCATAGCTCCAGCCTTACCTATGGCTAAAGTTCCTACAGGAATTCCACTTGGCATTTGCACGGTGGAAAATAAAGAGTCCATACTTCCCAAATTAGTCCCGCTCATAGGCACTCCTAAAACAGGCTTAGTTGTGTAGGCTGCCACTGCTCCTGCTAAGTGTGCAGCCATACCCGCCGCTGCGATAAAGACCTTAGCACCCTTTTGTTCGGCTTCTTTAATGTAATCTTTTGTTCTTTTTGGGCTTCTATGTGCTGAAGTGATGATAAGCTCATATTTAACTCCAAATTCTTCAAGCACCCTAGCCGCCTCACTCATCACTTCATAATCACTCTTACTTCCCATAAGTATCGCTACAAATTTCATACAATTTCCTTTCTTAAAAAGCTAAATTCTGGCACTAAATTTGGCATTTTAATGGCATTTTCATTACCGCTATGAATTTCTGCATATTCTTTATGATTTTGAGTAAGCATTTTTTTAAATTTCACAAAATACTTTCCCTCTTTTTCATAAATTTGACCTAGTTCGTTATCACAAGGTGTGATTTTAGAAGCTAAAGGGCTTAAAATTTCATAAGCTTCATTTAAAACAACCTTACCTTTACATTTAAAAAACTCTCCATTTTCCGAAAATCCTTGCACTTGATGCGTTCCCTCTTCAATACTTGTGAGATGATTTTGCGTGTCTGTTTTTTCTAAAGGGCGTGAGATAAGATACCCGTCTGTAAAACCTCTATTTTTAAGCGTATGAATTTCTTTTTCGTATTTTAAGGCATTAAATTCACCCCTTAAAGTATCTTCAATCGCCATTTTATAAGTGCGTGTAGTAAGTGCGACATAATATTCACTTTTTGTACGACCCTCTATCTTAAAAGCACTAATGCAATTTTCCTTCATAATTTTTTCTATATAAGAACATAAATTTAAGTCCTTAGAATTAAAGATATGCGTTCCATTTTCATCTTCTTCTAAGCGAAATAAAACGCCGTTTTCTTTATTTTTAGCAAAAAGCTCGTAAGAAAAACGACAATCATTCGCACAAGAGCCACGATTACTCATTCTACCGCTTTGCACAGAGCTAATTAAACATCGTCCAGAATATGCAAAACACATTGAGCCATGCACAAAGGCTTCTAATTCTATATCGCAATTTTGCTTTAAAAGTTTCGCATCATTTAAACCAAGCTCTCTAGCGATAACTACGCGTTTTCCACCCATTTGCTTATAAACTTTAGCGTCTAAATAATTTAAAACATTAGCCTGTGTGGAGATATGCAGAGGAATTTCTGGGGCTAATTCTCTTACCAAAGCCATAGCTCCCACACTTGCCACAATAAAAGCATCAGGACGCATAGCTTTAAGCTTTAAAATATGCCTTTTAAGCCCCTCAATTTGTCCGCTTAAATGGAAGCCATTAAGCGTTACATAAATTTTCTTACCTTTTGCGTGCGTGTAATTAATCGCTTCTTCAAAACTTTCATAATCAAATTCGCGTGCCGTTCTCGAACGCAAGGAAAAATTATTTACTCCCGCATAAACGGCGTCCGCTCCATAAGCAAGGGCGATTTTAAGCTTGGTAAAATTCCCCGCCGGAGCGACAATCTCAGGTATGATCATTTCTGTCCTAAAGATGCAATCAGCGCTTCTATATCATCATTACTCACAACATCAGCTGTGGTATCGCCCTCAATGTGTATAGCGGAACTTACGCGTTTTTTATCGTCAATCTTACCCTCAAATAAAGAACTCATATAGCGACTTAACGCACGCATGACATTAATTACTCTTTCGATTTTTTGCCTATGGATATCTTGATATTGCATAGCATCCATAGCCATCATCACTTCATCTTGCCCACTTTGTAAATTTTCACCTATTTCTTTTGTCTTTTCCTTGATGTCTTGATTAAGCTTTAGAGCTTCACCAAAACTTTCAACATTAGGGAAACGCTCACTTAATTTGCCGAAAATGTCAATATTTTTATCAAAAACATGATTTAATTCATTAAGCAAAGTTTCAGAATCTGCAAAAAAATTACTAATGCTTTCAAGTTTGTCCATCATTTCAGTAGCTTTTTCTTCGCTATCTTTCGTAACATCATCAAGCTGATGAACGACTTTATGTTCGTCATTTGGTGGCGGAGGTGGCCAAAGTATGTTAGGATTTGGCTGATACTCGGTAGATTTCATATTTTCAACTATAGCTCCATTTTCACTAATTTCGCTCTCTTCAGTCACACTAGGCTCTTCGCTCGAATTTGGCGAATCAATATCAACATCGCCGTTCATTAAGGCATCAAGTTCTTCTTGAGTCATTTTTTTCCTTAATATTAAAATTATTTTGAAATTATAATGCAAATAAATTAAAACTAAAAGACAAAAAATAAAATTTTTATGCAAAAATAAAATTTTCAAATTTATAAAAAAAATTATCTTAATTAAAACTGAATTAAAAATTTTATGATACAATTTTATAATTTAATTTTAATTAAGGAGAAAATATGGGCAAATTTGTCAATAATATCGAGGAATTTTTTACTTACTGCAAAGAAAATGAAGTCGCTTTTGTGGATTTTCGTTTCACAGATATTATAGGAGCTTGGCATCATATCACTTACAATTTTCACTCCATTAACGAAGAGACTTTTGAGCTAGGAATTCCCTTTGACGGCAGTTCTTTGGAGGGTTGGCAACCTGTTAATAAATCTGATATGATCTTAAAACCTGACGCTCCAAGCGCCTTTTTAGACCCATTTACAGCAGATCAGACCATTATCGTTTTTTGCGATGTTTATGACATTTACAAAGGACAAATGTATGAAAAATGCCCTCGCTCTATGGCAAAAAAGGCTCTTCAATTTTTACAAGAAAGTGGTGTAGCTGATATGGCTTATTTTGGACCTGAAAATGAATTTTTTATCTTTGATAGTGTCAAAATCGTAGATAATGCAAACTGCTCCAAATATGAAGTTGATACTGAGGAGGGTGAGTGGAACGACAATAAAGAATTTGTCGATAGCTACAATACAGGACATCGTCCAAGAAATAAGGGCGGATATTTTCCAGTCGCACCTATTGACTCTTTAGTTGATATTAGAGCGGAAATGGTGCAAACTCTAGAAAAAGTAGGCATTAAAACCTTTGTGCATCATCACGAAGTCGCACAGGGACAAGCTGAAATAGGCGTTCATTTTGGCACTTTAGTCGAAGCAGCTGACAATGTGCAAATTTACAAATATATCGTTAAAATGGTCGCCCATCTTAATGGTAAAACCGCCACTTTTATGCCAAAACCCCTTTATGGCGATAATGGCAGTGGTATGCATGTGCATATGAGCCTATGGAAAAATGGCGTGAATTTGTTTTATGATAAAGAAGGATACGGCGGACTTAGCCAAGATGCTATCCATTACATAGGAGGAATTCTCAAAAATGCAAGAAGTGTTGCCGCTTTTACAAATCCTAGCTCAAATTCCTACAAAAGGATAGTTCCGGGCTTTGAAGCGCCTTGCATTTTAACCTATTCTTGTCAAAACAGAAGTGCAAGTTGTCGTATCCCCTATGGTATGGGAAAAAATTCTGCACGCGTTGAAATTCGCTTCCCAGATAGCACGGCAAATCCTTATCTAGCTTTCGTTTCGCTTTTGATGGCGGGACTTGATGGTATTAAAAATAAGCATATCCCAGTGGGTCCTATGGAGGAGAATTTGTTCGATTTAACTCTAGATGAAGTGCGTGAAAAAGGTATAGAACAACTTCCTCACACTTTAAGAGGAAGTCTAGAAGCACTTATCCGCTACAATAGCTTTTTAAAACCTGTGATGAGTGATCTTTTTATTGATGATTATCAACATCTCAAATTTGCCACTCAAGTATGGCCTGTGGAAGCACGCCCTACGGCTTATGAATTTAAAACCTGCTATTCTTGTTAAAATTCAATCCCACAAAAGTGGGATTATAAAATCCTTAAAACAAATATCATAGAAAAACTTGAAATTTATAGAAATTCCTTTTTGCAGAGTGCGAGGTATTTTTTAGGATTACTCTCACGCATTAATGCCTCTCTCATACAGACTCCAGCGATATTAATATTTTTAAAAAACTTGATATTTTCAGCATTAATCCCACCTATAGCATAAAGTGGTATAGAGCTAAAGCTCAACAAATCTTTCAAAAGCTCTATTCCATAAGGCTTTAAATTTGGCTTACAAGAACTTTTGAAAATATGTCCCACAAAGGCGTGATTTACCTTATAATTAATCGCTTCCAAAAGCTCCTCTTTACTATGAACGGAAGTGCCTAAAATGTGAAAATATTTTGCTATATTGGACTCTTTTCTAAGTAAGGCTAAGGGGGCTTGGAAATACTTATGCTCTAGCTTTAAGGTGGGTGTTAAATAGCCGTGTAAAAAACAAGTGATTTTATACTTAGTGCAAATTTTTAAAACTTCTTTAGCCAAATCATAGTATTCATACTCACTTAAATCTTTCTCCCTTAGCACAAAAGCGTCTATCTTAGCCTTTGCAAGTTTTTCAACCTGTCTTAGAAAATCATCTTGCACCAAAACTCTATCGCTGATAGCGATGATTTTTCTAACCCACATAAATACTATCACTCATCACGGGCTGAAGGTCAAGTTCTTTAAGCTTTATTCTAATCGCCTCAACGCTTCTATCATCGCTGATTTCAAATTGCTCATCGCCCTTTTTTGTGCCAGAATGCTCCCCTATCCCCACGCTAACTCCCGCACTCATCTTACTCACACCAAGTTTAACAGCCTCATCTCTAAAGCCCATTCTTTCACGACTTGAAAGGCTAATGTGTGCAAAGGGCAAAAAAAGTCTATAAGCACACAAAACCTGTAAAAGTCTTTTTTCGCTTACATCTTTGGGTGAAATTTTAGCATTATTAATAATAGGTCTTAAGCGTGGGATAGAAAGCGAAAATTCAGCGTAGGGGTATTTTTGCTGCAAAAAGTGTGCGTGAAGTGCACAAGCTAATGCGTCTTTTCTAAAATCATCAATCCCAAGCAAAGCCCCAAAAGCCACGCCCCTCATACCAGCCATTAGCGCTCTTTCTTGTCCAAAAAAGCGGTATTTAAATACACTTTTTTCTCCAGCTAAATGAATTTTAGAATATTTAGTTTCATTATAAGTTTCTTGAAAAATCGTTACATAATCGCACCCACTTTTATGCAAAAGGGCATATTCATCAACATTCATAGGGTAAATTTCCACGCCTACGACCTTAAAATATTTTCTTGCTAATTCACACGCTCTAGCGATGTATTCTACACTTGCAAATTCTCTACCCTCACCCGTTAGCATTAAAATTTCTTGCAAGCCGCTTTTAGCTATGGCTTGCATTTCCTCTTCAATTTCTTTTTCGCTTAATTTTGCTCTTGTAATTTTATTGCCCTTTTGAAAGCCACAATACACACATTTAGAATTACAAAAATTTGACAAGTAAAGTGGGGTAAATAAAGAAATATTATTACCAAAATATTTAAGTTTAAGTTTTGAAGCTTTGAAAGCCAAATCCTCTATAAATTCCTCAGCAGCCGTGCTTAAAAGGGCTTTTAAATGCTCTATATTAAGATAAGAAGAATTTAAAGCATTGATGACATCGTTGGTTTGATATTTTGCTTCATCATAGCTTTGCATTTCTTTTATAACTTTATCTAAAATATCGCTTTGAATCACTTGCATATGAGGAAGATAATCCATCATTTTCCTTTTGATTTTTAAGGATTGTAACAAAGAAGGGTTAGTGAAATTTAAATGAGAGAATTTGCCCTCAAAAGAGGGCAGGAGCTTAATGGAGGCATTACATCATACCGCCCATTCCTCCCATACCGCCCATAGCACTCATATCAGGCATAGCAGGTTTATCTTCTTTAATCTCGCTAATTGTCGCTTCAGTCGTTAATAGCATAGAAGCCACAGAAACAGCGTTTAATAGAGCCACTCTTTCCACTTTCACAGGGTCGATAATCCCGGCTTTAAACATATCCACATACTCGCCCTTAGCAGCGTCAAAGCCCGCATTTTCATCGCTTGAATTTTCCACACTATTGACAACTACACCAGCGTCAAAGCCCGCATTTTCTGCGATTTGTCTTAAAGGCGCTCTTAAGGCTCTTTCCACGATAGCCGCACCAATAGCCTCATCACCCTCTAATTTCAACTTAATCTTAGATTTAGCCTTGATAAGTGCCGCACCACCACCGATGACAATACCTTCTTCAACCGCCGCTTTTGTCGCACTTAAAGCATCATCTACGCGGTCTTTTTTCTCTTTCATTTCTGTTTCAGTTGCCGCACCGACTTTAATAAGCGCCACGCCTCCGCTTAATTTCGCAAGTCTTTCTTGTAATTTTTCTCTATCATAATCACTCGTTGTTTCGGCAATTTGTGCCTTGATTTGATTGACTCTTGCATCGATATTTGCTTTATCTCCAGCACCATTAACTATGGTTGTATTATCCTTATCAATAATCACGCTAGAAGCCTGTCCTAAATCCTCTAAAGTCGCACTCTCAAGCGTTCTACCAAGCTCTTCAGCTATCACTTCACCACCTGTTAAAATAGCAATATCTTCAAGCATAGCCTTTCTTCTATCACCAAAGCCCGGCGCCTTAACAGCAGAGATATTTAAAACTCCCCTTAATTTATTCACAACCAAAGTTGCTAAAGCCTCACCCTCAATATCTTCAGCAATGATTAAAAGCGGTTTTCCTGTCTTTTGAATTTGCTCTAAAATAGGCAATAAATCTTTTAAACTTGTGATTTTTTTATCAAAAAGCAAAATGTAAGGATTTGAAAGCTCGACTATCATTTTATCCGCATTAGTGATAAAATAAGGGCTTAGATAGCCTCTGTCAAATTGCATACCCTCAACCACGCTTAATTCATCATTAATAGACTTTGCCTCTTCCACCGTGATAACGCCGTCTTTTCCAACTCTCTCCATAGCATCAGCTATTAAAGCACCGATTTTTTCATCAGAATTTGCTGAAATTGTCGCCACTTGAGCGATTTCTTTTTTATCTTTAACTTCCCTTGAAAGCTTTTTAAGCTCATCAACAATAGCCTCACAAGCTTTATCCATACCTCTTTTAACCTCGATAGGATTCGCTCCTGCTGTGATATTTCTTAAGCCTTCTTTAAAAATAGCGTGTGCCAAAACGGTCGCTGTTGTCGTGCCATCACCTGCTTGGTCGGCTGTTTTACTTGCCACTTCACGCACTAAAGAAGCACCCATATTTTCAAGATTTTCTTTAAGCTCAACTTCCTTAGCCACACTCACGCCGTCTTTTGTAATGCTTGGTGCGCCAAAGCTTTTTTGAATTAAAACATTTCTACCTCTTGGTCCCATTGTAACCTTTACGGCGTCATTGAGCTTTTTAACGCCTTCATAAAGCTTATTTCTCGCTTCATCTGAAAAAATAATTTCTTTTGCCATTTTTTACTCCTTATTTTAAAATTCCTAAAACATCATCTAAATTCAAAACTAAATATTCACCATCATTAAGTTTAACCTCTGTGCCACCATACTTGGCAAATACGATTTTATCGCCACTTGTTATATCGCTTACTTCTTTACTTACTGCGACAACTTCTCCTATCAAAGGTTTTTCTTTAGCATTATCTGGTATAATAATGCCTGAAGCGGTAGTTTTAGTTTCTTCAACTCGTTTAACTAAAACGCGTTTTCCTAAAGGTTGAAAGTTCATTTTGTCCATCCTTAAAATATTGATTTTTAGCACTCTTTAATTTTGAGTGATGAAATCATACTAAAAAAAATGAATTTTGTCAATACTTTGAATAAAAATATTTATAAAACTTTAGTTTAATTGACTAAAGATAATTTATAAAATAAACTAAAGGATAAGAAATGAAAAAGGTTCTTTACGCACTTTTAGCTCTTTTTTTGGTGCTTTTTGTCGCTATTTATGGTTTAACTTTTAGTTCTTTTGGTAATCGTTTGGTTGCTAATTTTGCTCAAACTAAAGCTAAAGAACTTTCTGGGCTCGATTTAAACATCTCTCATTTTAGCTTAAGTCCCTCTTATTTGGAGTTAGAAGCAAATTTAAATCAAATCGCTCAACTTAAAATCGAAGGGAATTTAAGCCTCTTAAGTCTTGGTTTTGAGCTTGATTATGCTCTGTCTTTAAATAAAAATCTCGCCAAAACACTCAATCTAAATTTAAAAGAAAATTTAGAGCTAAATGGCGATATAATAGGCTCTATCAAAGATTTTAATGCAAAAGGAAAAGGAGAGGTATTTGGCTCAAAATTAAATTTTGACACAAGGATTTATCATTTTTCTCCTATCGCTCTTAATTTAGACGCTAAAAATTTAAAAATTGAAGAGCTTTTAAGCTTCTTAAATCAAGCTCC from Campylobacter upsaliensis includes:
- a CDS encoding peptidase U32 family protein gives rise to the protein MIIPEIVAPAGNFTKLKIALAYGADAVYAGVNNFSLRSRTAREFDYESFEEAINYTHAKGKKIYVTLNGFHLSGQIEGLKRHILKLKAMRPDAFIVASVGAMALVRELAPEIPLHISTQANVLNYLDAKVYKQMGGKRVVIARELGLNDAKLLKQNCDIELEAFVHGSMCFAYSGRCLISSVQSGRMSNRGSCANDCRFSYELFAKNKENGVLFRLEEDENGTHIFNSKDLNLCSYIEKIMKENCISAFKIEGRTKSEYYVALTTRTYKMAIEDTLRGEFNALKYEKEIHTLKNRGFTDGYLISRPLEKTDTQNHLTSIEEGTHQVQGFSENGEFFKCKGKVVLNEAYEILSPLASKITPCDNELGQIYEKEGKYFVKFKKMLTQNHKEYAEIHSGNENAIKMPNLVPEFSFLRKEIV
- the glnA gene encoding type I glutamate--ammonia ligase, yielding MGKFVNNIEEFFTYCKENEVAFVDFRFTDIIGAWHHITYNFHSINEETFELGIPFDGSSLEGWQPVNKSDMILKPDAPSAFLDPFTADQTIIVFCDVYDIYKGQMYEKCPRSMAKKALQFLQESGVADMAYFGPENEFFIFDSVKIVDNANCSKYEVDTEEGEWNDNKEFVDSYNTGHRPRNKGGYFPVAPIDSLVDIRAEMVQTLEKVGIKTFVHHHEVAQGQAEIGVHFGTLVEAADNVQIYKYIVKMVAHLNGKTATFMPKPLYGDNGSGMHVHMSLWKNGVNLFYDKEGYGGLSQDAIHYIGGILKNARSVAAFTNPSSNSYKRIVPGFEAPCILTYSCQNRSASCRIPYGMGKNSARVEIRFPDSTANPYLAFVSLLMAGLDGIKNKHIPVGPMEENLFDLTLDEVREKGIEQLPHTLRGSLEALIRYNSFLKPVMSDLFIDDYQHLKFATQVWPVEARPTAYEFKTCYSC
- a CDS encoding thiamine phosphate synthase is translated as MWVRKIIAISDRVLVQDDFLRQVEKLAKAKIDAFVLREKDLSEYEYYDLAKEVLKICTKYKITCFLHGYLTPTLKLEHKYFQAPLALLRKESNIAKYFHILGTSVHSKEELLEAINYKVNHAFVGHIFKSSCKPNLKPYGIELLKDLLSFSSIPLYAIGGINAENIKFFKNINIAGVCMREALMRESNPKKYLALCKKEFL
- the thiH gene encoding 2-iminoacetate synthase ThiH: MMDYLPHMQVIQSDILDKVIKEMQSYDEAKYQTNDVINALNSSYLNIEHLKALLSTAAEEFIEDLAFKASKLKLKYFGNNISLFTPLYLSNFCNSKCVYCGFQKGNKITRAKLSEKEIEEEMQAIAKSGLQEILMLTGEGREFASVEYIARACELARKYFKVVGVEIYPMNVDEYALLHKSGCDYVTIFQETYNETKYSKIHLAGEKSVFKYRFFGQERALMAGMRGVAFGALLGIDDFRKDALACALHAHFLQQKYPYAEFSLSIPRLRPIINNAKISPKDVSEKRLLQVLCAYRLFLPFAHISLSSRERMGFRDEAVKLGVSKMSAGVSVGIGEHSGTKKGDEQFEISDDRSVEAIRIKLKELDLQPVMSDSIYVG
- the groL gene encoding chaperonin GroEL (60 kDa chaperone family; promotes refolding of misfolded polypeptides especially under stressful conditions; forms two stacked rings of heptamers to form a barrel-shaped 14mer; ends can be capped by GroES; misfolded proteins enter the barrel where they are refolded when GroES binds); this translates as MAKEIIFSDEARNKLYEGVKKLNDAVKVTMGPRGRNVLIQKSFGAPSITKDGVSVAKEVELKENLENMGASLVREVASKTADQAGDGTTTATVLAHAIFKEGLRNITAGANPIEVKRGMDKACEAIVDELKKLSREVKDKKEIAQVATISANSDEKIGALIADAMERVGKDGVITVEEAKSINDELSVVEGMQFDRGYLSPYFITNADKMIVELSNPYILLFDKKITSLKDLLPILEQIQKTGKPLLIIAEDIEGEALATLVVNKLRGVLNISAVKAPGFGDRRKAMLEDIAILTGGEVIAEELGRTLESATLEDLGQASSVIIDKDNTTIVNGAGDKANIDARVNQIKAQIAETTSDYDREKLQERLAKLSGGVALIKVGAATETEMKEKKDRVDDALSATKAAVEEGIVIGGGAALIKAKSKIKLKLEGDEAIGAAIVERALRAPLRQIAENAGFDAGVVVNSVENSSDENAGFDAAKGEYVDMFKAGIIDPVKVERVALLNAVSVASMLLTTEATISEIKEDKPAMPDMSAMGGMGGMGGMM